AGATGCTTTTCTAATATAAGGTGCCTTAACTTTTGTGTGGTCTAACTCAAAACTCTCTACTTTCATTTTTAACCCTCCCTATTTGTTTATATGTTTAAACAATATTCTATCTTAAAACTCGCTTTTTTTAAATACAAATACATCCATAAACTTAGAATATACTATAATATAAAAATAGTATAACATATAAATGCTATACTATTCCTATAGTACGTATACTTTATTTGGTCTAAAAATCTATTCTTTTATAATAGAATATATTCATTGTCTTATATTATTTTAATATAACTTTAAAGTCTGGTGAATTTATAATATGTTTTTTTACCGTACATGAGTCTGTAGCTTTTCTAATAGCTTCCTCATATTTTGAAGGAAAGTTTTCTGGTAATGTAAGCTCCATTTTAATATCAGAAATCATACCTGTTTCTTCATCACGTTCCGTATCTAAAGATAACTTTAGTCCCTTAGTATCTATGTTTCTACTTTGGCAAAAGCTTAATGCAGTTACTCCAGTACAAGCTGCTATTGAAGATAAAAACAAGTCAAAAGGCGTTGGAGCTGAACCTCCACCACCTGAATTCACAGGTTGATCAGTATCTACTGTAAATCCTTTTATATTCGTTTCTAGTTTTTTCCCCCCTGGAAAAGATACTTCTATTAATGACATATTACCAACTCCCTAATGTTATAGTTATATAACATATTGTACCCCTTTCCTATATATATAAGCATAGTAAGAATAAGAATTTTACTTTTTATGATAGGATTAATCTTTTCTATAATTTTTAACTATCTATTATACTAATTAATTCTTCCCACTCATTTAAAAGTTTCTCCAGCTTGTTCTCTATAGATACCTTTTCTTCATATAAAGTATTTAGACTGTCATAGTCTAAAGTATCTGATATCATTTCTATTTCAATATTTTTTAATCTTATTTCCAAAGACGATATTTCTTCTTCTATATTTTTTAACTTTTTTTCTTTCTTCTTATTTTCAGACTTCATCTTTTTATCTTCATAAAAACTTTTATGATTAGTCTTATTAACAGGTTTTTCTTTTATAGTTAACGTACTTTTTAATTCATTCTCTTTTACCTTTGACTTATAATACTCATAATTACCATTGTAGTGTTGTAGTTTTCCATTATTTAATTCAACTATACTACTACATATTTGATTTATAAAATATCTATCATGAGATACAAAGAAGATACTACCTTCAAACTCACTTAAACATTCTTCCAATACTTCTCTAGAATCAATATCTAAATGATTCGTAGGTTCATCTAGTATAAGCAAATTAACTTCATTATACATAAGCTTACATAAACATAGTCTACTTCTTTCTCCTCCCGAAAGATTTTTGACCTTTTTAAATACTTCCTCACCAAAGAACATATATCTTGCTAGATATTCCCTTGCCTTTCCTTCAGTTATAACGATATCTTCTCTAAAGCATTCTAAAACTGTAGCATCTTCGTTTTGAAAAGCTACATTTTGAGGTAAATAAGCTAACTTAATTGAAGCTCCTAATTCTGCTATACCACTGTCTTGATAATAATCTTCAAAATTAAACCTTTCATCAAAGTTTCTTAAAAGTATCTTTAAAAGAGTTGATTTTCCTGTTCCATTTTTCCCTATAAGTGCTACTTTTTCACCGTAAGTTAAAAGAAAGTCTGCATTATCTAGCAAAACCTTATCATTAAATCTCTTACATAATTCTTTAACTCTTATAACTTCTTTTCCTGAACGATTTTTTAATTCAACTTCTAGTTTTATATTTTTCTTTTCAGTTTTAGGTTTTGAAATTCTATCTATTTTATCTAATCGTTTCTGCATACTAGCAGCTCTTCTAAAAAACTTATTATTATCTGCTCTTCTCCCCCATTCTCTTAAATCCTTAATGGATTTTTCCATTGATTTTATCTTTTTCTGTTGATTTTCATAAGCCTCTAACATTTTCATAATTCTATCATCTTTTTCTTTAACATATTCAGAATAGTTTCCTATATATACTGTAGATATCTTATCCTCAATTTCTACGACTTTATTAACAACTCTATCTAGAAAGTATCTATCATGGGATACAATAATAGATACTCCTTTATAATCTCTTAGATAGTCTTCAAGCCATTCTATAGAGTTTAAATCTAAATGATTAGAAGGCTCATCTAAAAGTAAAATATCAGGTGCTTCTAGTAATATCTTACCTAATATTACAGTAGTTTTTTCTCCACCACTTAAACTATTAAAAATTCTTTCTTTAAAGCTATCAGTAATTTTTAGACCATTGCAAATCTTACTTAGCTTTTCTTCTATTTCATATCCTCCTGATGCTTCAAAGTTTTTTTGAATCTCATCATATTTATATAAAATCTTTTCTAATTCTTTCCCTTGAGATAATGCCATTTTATTTTCTAGTAATTTCATTTCTTCTGAGAGCTTATGAATTTCATCAAATGCTAAGTTAAGAACATCTATTACCTTCATATCTTCCTCATAACTTGGAATTTGATCTAAATATCCTATAGTTGCTCCTTTTCTTAAAGCAATTTCTCCTTCATCATGATTTTCTATTCCCTCTATTATTTTCAGAAGAGTACTTTTTCCGCAACCATTTCTTCCTATTAATCCAATTTTTTCTCCACTATACACTTCAAAAGTTATATCTTCTAATACCATTGTAGCTCCATAATATTTTGAAACTTTGTTTAATGCTAATTCTATCATGTATAATTCCTCCTATTTGTATTAAAAATATTAATTTTTTAGCAAAATAAAATAAGCCTAATAAAATCCATAGAATTTTCTCTAAATCTATGGATAATACTGGCTTATTAGGAATAGCTGTTCTTTTTAAGTATAAAAAAGCTCTATGGAAAATCCATAGAGCTTTAAAATCATTTTTATCTACTAAGAAAGATATAAATAGACTTATGGATTCACACTTATATTAGCAATATACTTAAAAAAGGACAGACTACTCCCGTGAAATGGGATATTTCCATTTTTTGCAATGGAACTACTATACTTTTGTTTTTTGTCTGTCATATTGCTAATATTAAAGTCCATTTTCTATCCTCCTTTTTTATAATATTCATATTACTTTATCCTTATTATTACTTTATCATATCGATTTCAATAATGCTACTCTAATTTGTTTTTATTTGTAAAATAAATTAATCTTCTAATTCAATATAAAGTCTTTTATTGATTTTTCCTTTACTTTTATAATTTACCACTTTTACTTTTCCAACCTCGGTAGTATTTTTTACATGAGTTCCTCCATCTGCTTGATAGTCTAATCCTTCTATTTCAACTGTTCTAATTTCTCTAATTCCTTCTGGAAGAAGATTTATCTTTGTCCTTATTAAGTCTGGTATTTTAAAAGCCTCTTCTCTTTCAAGAATATCTATCTTAATACTTCTTCCATTCTCTACTTCTTCATTAATTTTCTTTTCAATTTCTAATATTAATTCTTTATCAAAGTTTTCAAATTCAAGATCCATTCTTCCCTTTAGTAATTCCATATCACCACCAGTTACCTGTGCCTTATAGTCTCTCCATGCAACGGCAGATAAAATATGCATTGCAGTATGTGTTCTCATTAGTTTGTATCTACGTTCCCAATCTATTTTTCCTGTACAAGCTTCATTAACTTCAGGAAGTTTTCCATCAATATAATGATATATATGATCACCT
The sequence above is a segment of the Gottschalkia purinilytica genome. Coding sequences within it:
- a CDS encoding OsmC family protein; this encodes MSLIEVSFPGGKKLETNIKGFTVDTDQPVNSGGGGSAPTPFDLFLSSIAACTGVTALSFCQSRNIDTKGLKLSLDTERDEETGMISDIKMELTLPENFPSKYEEAIRKATDSCTVKKHIINSPDFKVILK
- the abc-f gene encoding ribosomal protection-like ABC-F family protein — protein: MIELALNKVSKYYGATMVLEDITFEVYSGEKIGLIGRNGCGKSTLLKIIEGIENHDEGEIALRKGATIGYLDQIPSYEEDMKVIDVLNLAFDEIHKLSEEMKLLENKMALSQGKELEKILYKYDEIQKNFEASGGYEIEEKLSKICNGLKITDSFKERIFNSLSGGEKTTVILGKILLEAPDILLLDEPSNHLDLNSIEWLEDYLRDYKGVSIIVSHDRYFLDRVVNKVVEIEDKISTVYIGNYSEYVKEKDDRIMKMLEAYENQQKKIKSMEKSIKDLREWGRRADNNKFFRRAASMQKRLDKIDRISKPKTEKKNIKLEVELKNRSGKEVIRVKELCKRFNDKVLLDNADFLLTYGEKVALIGKNGTGKSTLLKILLRNFDERFNFEDYYQDSGIAELGASIKLAYLPQNVAFQNEDATVLECFREDIVITEGKAREYLARYMFFGEEVFKKVKNLSGGERSRLCLCKLMYNEVNLLILDEPTNHLDIDSREVLEECLSEFEGSIFFVSHDRYFINQICSSIVELNNGKLQHYNGNYEYYKSKVKENELKSTLTIKEKPVNKTNHKSFYEDKKMKSENKKKEKKLKNIEEEISSLEIRLKNIEIEMISDTLDYDSLNTLYEEKVSIENKLEKLLNEWEELISIIDS
- a CDS encoding alanyl-tRNA editing protein, with protein sequence MSSQLIFQEDSYVREFDCKIISVNEEENAVVLDKTAFYPGGGGQPCDLGVLETASNTYTITKVKKKGDHIYHYIDGKLPEVNEACTGKIDWERRYKLMRTHTAMHILSAVAWRDYKAQVTGGDMELLKGRMDLEFENFDKELILEIEKKINEEVENGRSIKIDILEREEAFKIPDLIRTKINLLPEGIREIRTVEIEGLDYQADGGTHVKNTTEVGKVKVVNYKSKGKINKRLYIELED